One part of the Oligoflexus sp. genome encodes these proteins:
- a CDS encoding acetyl-CoA C-acyltransferase, which yields MKTAYIVSPLRSAVGKAFRGNLRSKRPDDLCADLIRAVVAANPGIDPHEIDDCIVGCAMPEAEQGMNVARFSVLLANLPDTVPGVTVNRFCSSGLQTIAMAAFQVQAGAAHCILAGGTESMSLVPMMGHKAVGSRTIMKEGRGDYYLGMGLTAENVSKDYKVSREDQDRFSLESHRKAAEAIQKGLFKKEILPVKATLRAPGPGGTALVQDVTVDTDEGPRADTSYEALAGLKPAFRAGGVVTAGNSSQMSDGAAMCMVVSEEFVKKYNLKPMARFVSFSVAGVPPRVMGIGPIEAIPRALKLGGLSLKDIQRIELNEAFAAQALAVMRHLEIDPGLVNPTGGAIALGHPLGATGAKLTATLLHGMERDKQKYGLVSMCIGTGMGAAGIFEKL from the coding sequence ATGAAAACTGCTTATATCGTCAGTCCCTTGCGTTCGGCGGTGGGCAAGGCCTTCCGTGGCAACCTGCGCAGCAAACGCCCCGATGACCTGTGCGCGGATCTGATCCGAGCGGTGGTCGCAGCCAATCCTGGTATAGATCCCCATGAGATCGACGACTGCATCGTCGGTTGCGCGATGCCCGAAGCCGAGCAGGGTATGAACGTCGCCCGTTTCTCTGTACTGCTTGCGAATCTGCCCGACACAGTTCCCGGCGTGACCGTGAACCGCTTCTGCTCCTCGGGCCTTCAGACCATTGCCATGGCGGCTTTCCAGGTCCAGGCGGGCGCCGCGCACTGCATCCTCGCCGGCGGCACGGAATCCATGTCGCTCGTTCCCATGATGGGGCATAAAGCGGTCGGCAGTCGCACCATCATGAAAGAGGGTCGCGGTGATTATTACCTGGGTATGGGTCTGACGGCGGAGAACGTATCGAAGGACTATAAAGTCAGCCGGGAGGATCAGGATCGCTTTTCGCTGGAATCCCACAGAAAGGCGGCCGAGGCCATTCAAAAGGGTCTTTTCAAAAAAGAGATCCTGCCGGTGAAGGCGACCCTGCGTGCACCTGGTCCGGGTGGAACGGCTCTTGTCCAGGACGTGACGGTGGACACCGATGAAGGTCCGCGCGCGGATACGAGCTATGAAGCGCTGGCCGGTTTGAAGCCAGCCTTCCGCGCCGGTGGTGTCGTGACAGCCGGAAACTCGTCGCAGATGTCCGACGGCGCTGCCATGTGCATGGTGGTCTCGGAAGAATTTGTGAAGAAATATAACCTGAAGCCGATGGCCCGTTTCGTCAGTTTCAGCGTCGCCGGCGTTCCCCCGCGCGTGATGGGGATTGGACCGATTGAGGCGATTCCCCGGGCTTTGAAACTCGGCGGACTCTCGCTCAAGGACATCCAGCGCATCGAACTGAACGAGGCCTTCGCCGCCCAGGCTTTGGCTGTCATGCGGCATCTTGAAATCGATCCAGGACTCGTGAATCCCACCGGGGGCGCGATCGCCTTGGGTCACCCGCTGGGAGCCACCGGCGCGAAGCTCACCGCCACCCTTCTGCATGGAATGGAACGAGACAAGCAGAAGTATGGACTCGTTTCGATGTGTATCGGGACAGGCATGGGCGCTGCAGGGATCTTCGAGAAGCTTTGA
- a CDS encoding response regulator → MAKILIVDDEIDICEMMSFTFDSQGFETFVAHDAAQAFEIVKAKDPDLVVSDIRMPKGGGMKLLEDIKKHNPKKPKVFLITGYSDKTREEALAAGAEDVFAKPIKLQDLIDRVTKALDLT, encoded by the coding sequence ATGGCCAAGATCCTGATCGTGGATGATGAAATCGACATTTGTGAAATGATGTCCTTCACCTTCGATAGCCAGGGCTTTGAAACGTTTGTGGCTCACGATGCCGCTCAGGCTTTTGAGATCGTGAAGGCAAAGGATCCTGACCTTGTCGTCAGCGATATTCGAATGCCCAAAGGTGGCGGCATGAAGCTGCTCGAAGACATCAAGAAGCATAACCCTAAAAAACCTAAAGTGTTTTTGATTACCGGTTACAGCGACAAGACCCGTGAGGAAGCTTTGGCGGCGGGCGCGGAAGACGTCTTTGCGAAGCCCATCAAGCTGCAGGACCTCATAGATCGCGTGACCAAGGCTTTGGATCTGACTTAA